Below is a genomic region from Pseudomonas extremaustralis.
CAGATCGCCCGCATTCTGGCGCCGCAGCTTTCGGCCGGTAATACCGTGCTGCTCAAGCACGCCGCGAATGTGCCGCAGAGCGCGGCGCGCTTTCAACAGTTGATGAAGGATGCCGGGCTGCCGGACGGTGCCTTCCGCAACCTGTATGCCACGCGTTCGCAGATCGAGCTGATCATCAACGATGCCCGCGTGCAGGGCGTGGCCTTGACCGGTTCCGAAGGCGCCGGGTCGGTGGTGGCCTCGCAAGCGGGCAAAGCCCTGAAGAAGTCCACCCTGGAACTTGGCGGCGCCGATGCCTTCGTCGTGCTGGCTGACGCCGACCTGGCGAAAACCAGCCAGTGGGCGGTGTTCGGCCGGCATTGGAATGCCGGGCAGGTCTGTGTGTCCTCCAAGCGCATGATCGTGGTCGATGCGGTGTATGACGACTTCCTCGCGCTCTATCGCAAGGGCGTCGCGGAACTGGTGGCCGGCGATCCCTTCGATGCGAAGACCACCCTGGCGCCGCTCTCCTCGCAAAGCGCCGCCAACGAGGTCAAGCAAAAGATCCTCGACGCTGTGAAGCTGGGCGCCAAGGCCGAAGAGGTCGGGCCGCCCGTGCCGGTCGAAGGGGCATTCGTGCAGCCGACGATCCTGACCGATGTCGCCGAGGACAACCCTGCGCGCTACTGGGAGTTCTTTGGCCCGGTGTCCATGGTGTTCCGCGCCAAGGATGAAGACGATGCGGTGCGCATCGCCAACGACTCGCCGTTCGGCCTCGGCGGTTCGGTGTTCACCTCGGACACGGCCCATGGCGCAGAAG
It encodes:
- a CDS encoding NAD-dependent succinate-semialdehyde dehydrogenase translates to MAYATINPYTGETLQTFPDATDAEVTAAIGKAHEAFLAWKDTPFAERARILQNAADLLRKDSDGFAKLLTLEMGKLFAEAKAEVELSAKIFEYYVRNAETLLKPEKLPVLDPAEGEAMLVCEPLGVLLAIEPWNFPYYQIARILAPQLSAGNTVLLKHAANVPQSAARFQQLMKDAGLPDGAFRNLYATRSQIELIINDARVQGVALTGSEGAGSVVASQAGKALKKSTLELGGADAFVVLADADLAKTSQWAVFGRHWNAGQVCVSSKRMIVVDAVYDDFLALYRKGVAELVAGDPFDAKTTLAPLSSQSAANEVKQKILDAVKLGAKAEEVGPPVPVEGAFVQPTILTDVAEDNPARYWEFFGPVSMVFRAKDEDDAVRIANDSPFGLGGSVFTSDTAHGAEVAKKISTGMVFVNHPTKVEADLPFGGVRRSGYGRELIGLGLKEFVNHKLIVVVDIDAPF